The following are encoded in a window of Telmatobacter sp. DSM 110680 genomic DNA:
- a CDS encoding amidohydrolase: MAAIWAPSISVSAQAPSSTPTDVVIQNATVMTVTHGTIPHGSVWIHNGKIAGVGATVNAPAGAKTIDAAGKYVTPGIIDPHSHSALGDDVNEATSPVTPSMMMIDAFDNRDKALYQALAGGVTTELLLHGSANMIGGQAVVIKNKFGLSRDEMLFPNAPRSIKFASGENPKRVYGRRGEVPSTRMGNFEVMRQAFEDAKAYMASWDAYNAKVAKSDKDAVAPKKDLKLEALADVLRGKLLVQIHCYRADEFLTEEAIAKEYGYKIRAFHHALEMYKVGDKIAPTGTGIATFADWWGFKDEAWDAIPWNAVMSTREGVRVALKSDSNDYVRRLNQEAGKMVNYGGATEDEALRMITLNPAWIIGVDDRVGSLDEGKDGDVVIWNMDPLSTYARVEKVFIDGDMFFDSSMPGFGTTHFNGVMHEAGFEGSDDEGGGQ, encoded by the coding sequence TTGGCAGCAATTTGGGCCCCATCCATCAGCGTTTCCGCGCAAGCACCTTCCAGTACTCCCACCGACGTCGTGATCCAGAACGCGACGGTCATGACCGTCACCCATGGCACGATTCCACATGGCAGCGTCTGGATTCACAACGGAAAAATCGCAGGTGTCGGCGCGACCGTCAACGCTCCCGCTGGTGCCAAAACCATCGACGCCGCGGGCAAGTACGTGACGCCGGGAATTATCGACCCGCACTCCCACTCCGCCCTCGGTGACGACGTCAACGAAGCCACCAGCCCCGTAACCCCATCGATGATGATGATCGACGCCTTCGACAATCGCGACAAGGCGCTGTATCAGGCACTCGCGGGAGGTGTGACAACCGAGCTTCTGCTCCACGGATCGGCCAACATGATCGGCGGCCAGGCTGTCGTCATCAAGAACAAATTCGGCCTCTCACGCGATGAGATGCTCTTTCCCAATGCCCCACGCTCCATCAAGTTCGCCAGCGGAGAAAATCCAAAGCGCGTCTACGGCCGCCGTGGCGAAGTCCCCTCCACCCGCATGGGCAACTTCGAGGTCATGCGCCAGGCATTTGAGGATGCAAAGGCGTACATGGCATCGTGGGACGCCTACAACGCAAAGGTCGCGAAAAGTGATAAAGACGCCGTTGCACCCAAGAAGGATTTGAAACTCGAAGCCCTCGCCGATGTTCTGCGCGGCAAACTTCTCGTGCAAATACATTGCTACCGGGCCGACGAATTCCTCACCGAAGAAGCGATTGCGAAAGAATACGGGTACAAGATTCGCGCATTCCATCACGCGCTTGAGATGTACAAGGTGGGCGACAAGATTGCCCCCACCGGCACCGGCATCGCCACATTTGCCGATTGGTGGGGATTCAAGGACGAGGCATGGGACGCGATTCCCTGGAACGCGGTGATGAGCACGCGCGAAGGCGTCCGCGTCGCACTTAAAAGCGATTCCAATGACTACGTCCGCCGCCTCAATCAGGAGGCCGGCAAGATGGTGAATTACGGGGGAGCCACCGAGGACGAAGCTCTGCGAATGATCACGCTGAATCCAGCATGGATCATCGGCGTTGACGATCGAGTCGGCTCGCTCGACGAAGGCAAGGATGGCGATGTCGTGATCTGGAACATGGACCCGCTATCCACCTACGCGCGTGTCGAGAAAGTATTTATTGATGGCGACATGTTCTTCGATAGTTCTATGCCAGGCTTTGGTACCACCCACTTCAACGGCGTCATGCACGAAGCTGGCTTTGAAGGCAGCGACGATGAAGGAGGCGGACAATGA